In Pseudomonadota bacterium, the genomic window TTCTCCAGCTAATTGATAGCTTTGTATATCATCCTTTTTTAAAGCGCTTGTTTGCATATTGCCTCCATTTTATATTAAAGGTTATAAGAGCCAGTTTCAAATTAGTTCTTGTTAACACTTCGTTGTTTTATTATATTGAAAATTATTTTAATTTGTTTTTTGTTTGGTCTTAAAAATAATTTTATCCTGAATATAGTTTAAAGATATATCATTTGGTGTTTTTATCAAGGCCAAGAGATGACCTGTTACGATTTTATAAGTTATAATTTAGTTGCTTTTACCATCAAAGATTAAAATAAGAAATATGATTTTATCACTACTTTATCTAAAACACCCTATATATTTAGTATTTTGAATTAATATTCAAGGACCTTTTAGCCTCCGGAAAGAGAGTTGGATTTTGGATGGCCTTCTTCAAGCATATCATGTTCGTAAGCTAATCTCATACTATATTAGAGCCACTTTCAAAACGTTTCAGTTTTGTCAAGCTCAAGGCGGGCGAAAATTTCAACCACAGGAATGCTTCGAGTATTTCGAGGATTGAAATTTAAGCCCAACGCTTAAGATCGGCCAAAATGGGGCGTTTTGAAACTGGCTTAATAGAATATGTATTATCACAATCACAGGTGGTTTGTTTCACAGGGTAACCGCATTTAGAAATAATGGTTTTGCGCAAACACCCCTAAACCGTCATGCCGGACTTGATCCGGCATCCATAACCCAATGTAATTACTGGATACCTGCCTTCGCAGGAATAACGAAAGGAGTTGTTACTGCTTTTTGTTTTCTCAACAAACATTATATTAATCAAAACTGAGTGTATAAACAATCTAAATGCGGTTACCCTGGTTTGTTTCATAAAGAAGAATAGCTAACTTCAGTTGGTTCAACAAATGGTTTAAATTTGTTGATAAAATACAAAATATCAAGCTGTAATATATACACCTTTTGCCGTTGATACGCCTTTTGCCGTTGATATTTATTTATCATCGCAGGAACGGGATATCAGGCCCGTTCCTGCGGATTTAGTTAATAAATCTTACTTAGATAACACCAAAAAGTTATTTTTTGTGAAATACTTGGGACTCAGTTTGGCTTCAGGCAGGTATATATATGATTCCGGATGAGTCGAATTATTGCTGCTTGTAGCATGCCGGGCTTTTTCATCAATATACAGCGTGCAATCACGATCTCCCGTATTATTTTTACCGGTTTTAGTATCCTCGCTGTAGTGTACTATCATAGTAGCCCATGTTCTAAAATCACCGGATCTTTCATATACCTCTTTATACCATATGACATAGCTTTCCTGATCAATATAGTTTATATGCCTGCCCCAGTTATAATAAGGATCTTTGGGTATCTGTTCTACAATCCATACCTTTCTTGGAACATAGGTAATATTTTGAGGTGCCCATGATACACCCTTCCACTTGGGGTTTTCATAGCCCATAGGGATACTTGTGCCTGTGAAGGGAAATACCCTCTTCATACTTCCATCCGGCAATTCAGTTACCGGAAGAATATCCTGACTTGCAAATGAAGCAAGGATAGTTTTTTCTCCCACATACTTCCATTCCATGGAAGGTGTTTTTCCTGACCACATGTAATTGGCATCTATCCATGAATCAGAACCCATATACGGATCGGATCTTGATGTTGAGGTGGTTTGACGAGTCCTTCTAATTGCAGGGATATAGGCGTAACTGCTGTTATCCTTTATACCC contains:
- a CDS encoding DUF1329 domain-containing protein, whose amino-acid sequence is MEVLKRIFKPIELPMLCILVILLGFGGYLQAEELPKVIDKNNCDQYKDIIIPAMYRAIERGDFVLTPGKINFKYTHDDKFLKASGKNKGKFDISKKGELIEKSTGKYPEQLYGMPFPDIYLKDPKVAEKIIFNFDFQRYRFMGSKDHISIKWIDKENMERYAAGIDSRLYMNGRPPGQEINYNPDKVLAYEFQNISEPMPVRGTNTMAYTYMGIKDNSSYAYIPAIRRTRQTTSTSRSDPYMGSDSWIDANYMWSGKTPSMEWKYVGEKTILASFASQDILPVTELPDGSMKRVFPFTGTSIPMGYENPKWKGVSWAPQNITYVPRKVWIVEQIPKDPYYNWGRHINYIDQESYVIWYKEVYERSGDFRTWATMIVHYSEDTKTGKNNTGDRDCTLYIDEKARHATSSNNSTHPESYIYLPEAKLSPKYFTKNNFLVLSK